The genomic stretch caactatcaccgctGCTTAGAGAAGAATAACCATCATGTTGAGCTCCATGATCTGAATTTTGGGTGGTATGCGTAAAATACTGCTCTTCGATCCGTGCACCATCCTCAAACTTTGTAGACGAGACCATCGACTCCCAAGCATCGTCGTCATCATTGGTCGAGGCATTGCTGTCATGTCTCCGGACCGAGTGAGTTGCTGAATGCGATTGAGAAGTTATCTACATATCATCAATTAGAGAGTTCTTCGTCTAACTTAGGTATAATCCTCTCTAATTAGCCTCTGGAGTTTGATCCAATTTACAAATCACAAACTTTGTAAGGTTTAAAAAGAGTCcaaatgtgagaatgagagaaagaagtgagtgAGAAAGAGATTGAGCGAGTataagagtttaagagagtgaaaTAAGATGAAAGAGAAGGGGAAAAAGGTTTAAAAACCATTTCAAATGGAATTGACAATTGGAAAGGGTCAGATCTGAGCCAACCGTTACCGATTGGTACCGGTCGTAACGGTTGGATGTACCAATCGGTAATGGTCAGATTTCGATCTTTACGAAGCGATACAGGCTTGTATCGAAAGATATAGCACCATTTAGTATATACCACCCATTATAGGGTGGCTCGTATATCGGTCCCCTATCAAATCGTATGTACCACTTATACTGGGCGCTATATCGTGGTACCGCAAACCCTGTGTTATAATGCTAGCTATAACACAAGTTCAACTTTGTGAGACTTGATGATTGTACACATTGGTGTTATTCGAGTTTTTTCCCAAGATGATGTTGCTGGAGGCAGTGCACTTTTTGCTTATGGGATGATCATTCTTGGTCAAGCATTTCGGTAGATTATTGCAGgatttaaaataaaagaaagtgGAAGTGAACTATAGATAGTTTGATTATTTGATGTAGTTGTCAACTCAAACATCAAAGGCTAGCCAACAGATAAATTCCGGCCGCATTATTGATGTACTTATCCTATCAAGATGAAGCAAGAATTGAGTATTGACCAAAAAACATTGAACTAAGTACAAGCTGCTTAAGATACATTAGAAATGCATAATCGACCTCGAAGTTTCTGGTGCTAGATGTAGTTCTAATCTCTTGTGATAAATTATTCTATGTGGACATCAAATGTCAAATCAGAGAATGTAAATTTGGAAATATCACATAAATACTTTCTCTAGTTAATGTTGCTTTTGGTCAAGTAGTGAGAGTTTGAGCCACAGGAAACAAAAAAGAAGTTCTGGTCTAGTTGGTTGCTCACTTGTAGACATTAAAGGCGTCAGATCTCTAAGCAGCAGACTAAGGACATATTCCACATATAGTTTGACATGTTAAATATTTGCAAAAACCTAACTTATGACTGATAGATAGATGACAGCCCTATCTTCAGCCCAAGAAAACTGCATTATATTGTCTGTTTTCTGACCAGAAGGAAGTAGCAAGCAAGCAGTCTTCAATCCATGTCTGAATTAAACAGTCTCCCACCACCCTAATTAACTTAgtcctttcttcttcctctttaccTTCAGGTATAACATTATTCCTCTTGCTTTCTCTTCCTCTGTTCGTGCCGTAACTATCTCTTGAAATGTGCATATGTATTTTCATCGTCTTCCTTTTCATTCATCTTTGTCTTTTTCTTAATCCAAATCCCCTATCTTCTGTTTATTGTTTAATTTCTCTTTCTGTAGGAAAAAACATGAAGTATGTTGCAAGATTGTATAGAAGATGGAGAGAGATTTGTTGAGTTGGTTTTCCTCCTATACAGAGGGTGGCCCTTGAATATTTTAAACTCCATTTGGATGTCTGGAGTTATGCTCAAGTGGATGATAATGTTTCATTGGTGTTAATGTATTTAGTTACCATGTTCTTTTCCTAATAGAATTAACTGTGATAATGGATAATTTGGAGAATATCATAAAACTTCAATATAAGTTAGTAAATAGTTTGTTATATGAATAAAGAGTTCAcatgaaaaaaaggaaaagaaaagctaTCTATCCAAGTAAAAGGGAGGGAGCTTCTGCGGTTAGCTTTGAATCTATGATTAGGTGCAATccaattttgattaaaatttataatcacATTAGGAACTTACTACAATAAATTCTAGATGGTCTGATTGTGATCTGGAGCTCTCTATAGTATTCTTTCATTTGGTATTTTACATTCCCCGTTTTAATGAGATCTCTTCATTTTCTTGTTTGCTTTTTGCTAGGCTGCTGCCACTAGCATAATGGAAGTGGTCTAGTTGACCCTGCTTGTAAATTttgtttttttatataattttgttattgattttttttccttttttctccgTGCCACATGATATTTGCTACTGATATTACTGCAGTATCTGTAGTTGATATGAATCACTTCTTGAGCTTTCTTGACAACCGTTTGTTCTTATGTAACAAATAACTTCTCTGTCACTTTGCTTTCTGTATTTTCTTCATTTATGTTATATTgttaatattttttcacttgatgtCATATGATCAATTTAACTCAAATGCTAAGTGATATTTTGCTATGCGCAGCAACTAGGAGACTTACACGAGCACTGAGGTTTAACTTGTCCCTAGGTGAGTCTATGAAACCATTTTCTTCCGGTAACCAGGGGATCTATTTACTGCACAATGAAGAATTCTATGTCTGAAAGAATCTGAGCTGGTTACAAAATCAAAAACTTTCTAGCTAAATAGTCTTAAGTAATCAGAACAGATTGGTCCAACATGGCATCTTTTCAGTTGCAGTCACATTATGTATCAATTTTGTAGCAATATCTGCATTATTCTCCAGTAAACTTTCAGTCGTGATAATTTGTTTTTTTGTATTTTGTTGACTTTATTTCACTGTTTAGAGTACCCTCAGGACAAACGTCCAATCTGTGACTCCTTAAATCATACATTTTTTGTCTCATTATCTCCTCTGTTGAACATTTAAATAATTTGTGCAGGTTCTGGCACTTTTTTGGGGATGTGGGGGTTTGACAGGTCCTTGAGTTCATGCATTGACCGAATGATGCAGCTTGAAGGAAGCCGGATCCAGAGAGAGTTGGCAAACATGTAGGCTCTTTCTTATTCTAATGTTTTAGGTGTGATATATCTTGTCTTCCTGTAATAGTGTTTGTGCATGTGAATTTATTGAAGTAACAATCTGAATCTTCTCTTACTGCGATTCATGTAAAATCATAACTCAATTGCTTTCTATTACTTGGATCAAATGCACAATCCAAATCTTCTGTATGTTGGCAGAATATTGGCAAAGCATGCAAATGAGGCGTCAAGTGTGAAGCTTGTAAGCAAGCACTTCTTCCCGGAGCAAGTATTCAGCGACTTGAATCCAGATGAGTCTATTTTTAGGTGGCGATTACGTAATCTCTACATAGATAGCACTGCTTCTCAGGGGACACAGAGAATCGAAGACGGTGGCGATCATGATATCCAGCCAAACCAATCTACTGTAAGTACATCCTGCAGCATGAACTTTGGATGAGCAATTTACATATTTCATTGTTGATGTGGAAGTTAGAGAAGCATGATGGCATGACTTTGGTCGTCATGTTCTCGTAGTTTCAGAGTAGCCACGTTGGAGATATGACTGCATATCCTTTAGACTGTGTGTTTGGTTACCCTGATGGTAACAGTGAGATGATGCAATCGGACGACAGTGGTGTGCCACCTAGGAGACGGTTGCGTGCCCACAGAAAGGCTAATCGTCGTCATCGTACTCGCTGTTCTGAAGAAAGCTCTGAGAGTAACACAAGTTATGGGCGATGATGACAATTGTGGAGCTAAGCTTCGGTCACAAGGGGATGCGATTTTCTGGACCAGGAGCAATGCCCGTCGTGCCGCTTCGCCAGCTGAATCAGTTCGTGGTCTCACGTTCTGGTATCGACCCCGAACTGATGCGCCAGAGCTCTAAGGCTGGATAGGTTGTATCCCTCGCCTTGCCAGTTCGTCGTTTTAACGCCATTAAATATTTGTCCCAGTTATTTAAGTGCAACTTAAGCTTTTCATGTTTGTGATTTCATTGAAGTTTTACCCAATACGCTGCATCGCCCACCAGAACAAAATAAAGAATGTGCTCGATGCTCCCTGTTGTTATGGTCTAACAATCAAAAGAGAAATGATCTGATGGTGATTTTTGTGGATCCCTGCTGGTTTTGCACGTCGATTTGAGTGTGATCACAGGATGCTGTTCCTCGATTTCTT from Musa acuminata AAA Group cultivar baxijiao chromosome BXJ1-3, Cavendish_Baxijiao_AAA, whole genome shotgun sequence encodes the following:
- the LOC135631777 gene encoding uncharacterized protein LOC135631777: MRTVLVELEEVLRSKSEREKITPSEELVLQTCKSKSIRDFTVGFLVSSAAVWTGKNMKYVARLYRRWREISTRRLTRALRFNLSLGSGTFLGMWGFDRSLSSCIDRMMQLEGSRIQRELANIILAKHANEASSVKLVSKHFFPEQVFSDLNPDESIFRWRLRNLYIDSTASQGTQRIEDGGDHDIQPNQSTFQSSHVGDMTAYPLDCVFGYPDGNSEMMQSDDSGVPPRRRLRAHRKANRRHRTRCSEESSESNTSYGR